From Pongo pygmaeus isolate AG05252 chromosome 1, NHGRI_mPonPyg2-v2.0_pri, whole genome shotgun sequence, one genomic window encodes:
- the PEA15 gene encoding astrocytic phosphoprotein PEA-15 isoform X1 gives MAEYGTLLQDLTNNITLEDLEQLKSACKEDIPSEKSEEITTGSAWFSFLESHNKLDKDNLSYIEHIFEISRRPDLLTMVVDYRTRVLKISEEDELDTKLTRIPSAKKYKDIIRQPSEEEIIKLAPPPKKA, from the exons ATGGCTGAGTACGGGACCCTCCTGCAAGACCTGACCAACAACATCACCCTTGAAGATCTAGAACAGCTCAAGTCGGCCTGCAAGGAAGACATCCCCAGCGAAAAGAGTGAGGAGATCACTACTGGCAGTGCCTGGTTTAGCTTCCTGGAGAGCCACAACAAGCTGGAcaaag ACAACCTCTCCTACATTGAGCACATCTTTGAGATCTCCCGCCGTCCTGACCTACTCACTATGGTGGTTGACTACAGAACCCGTGTGCTGAAGATCTCTGAGGAGGATGAGCTGGACACCAAGCTAACCCGTATCCCCAGTGCCAAGAAGTACAAAG ACATTATCCGGCAGCCCTCTGAGGAAGAGATCATCAAATTGGCTCCCCCGCCGAAGAAGGCCTGA
- the PEA15 gene encoding astrocytic phosphoprotein PEA-15 isoform X2, with protein sequence MAEYGTLLQDLTNNITLEDLEQLKSACKEDIPSEKNNLSYIEHIFEISRRPDLLTMVVDYRTRVLKISEEDELDTKLTRIPSAKKYKDIIRQPSEEEIIKLAPPPKKA encoded by the exons ATGGCTGAGTACGGGACCCTCCTGCAAGACCTGACCAACAACATCACCCTTGAAGATCTAGAACAGCTCAAGTCGGCCTGCAAGGAAGACATCCCCAGCGAAAAGA ACAACCTCTCCTACATTGAGCACATCTTTGAGATCTCCCGCCGTCCTGACCTACTCACTATGGTGGTTGACTACAGAACCCGTGTGCTGAAGATCTCTGAGGAGGATGAGCTGGACACCAAGCTAACCCGTATCCCCAGTGCCAAGAAGTACAAAG ACATTATCCGGCAGCCCTCTGAGGAAGAGATCATCAAATTGGCTCCCCCGCCGAAGAAGGCCTGA
- the CASQ1 gene encoding calsequestrin-1 has translation MSTTDRMGPRAVPGLPLALLLLLVLGTPKSGVQGEEGLDFPEYDGVDRVINVNAKNYKNVFKKYEVLALLYHEPPEDDKASQRQFEMEELILELAAQVLEDKGVGFGLVDSEKDAAVAKKLGLTEVDSMYVFKGDEVIEYDGEFSADTIVEFLLDVLEDPVELIEGERELQAFENIEDEIKLIGYFKSKDSEHYKAFEDAAEEFHPYIPFFATFDSKVAKKLTLKLNEIDFYEAFTEEPVTIPDKPNSEEEIVNFVEEHRRSTLRKLKPESMYETWEDDMDGIHIVAFAEEADPDGFEFLETLKAVAQDNTENPDLSIIWIDPDDFPLLVPYWEKTFDIDLSAPQIGVVNVTDADSVWMEMDDEEDLPSAEELEDWLEDVLEGEINTEDDDDDDDDDD, from the exons ATGAGCACTACAGACAGGATGGGGCCCAGAGCTGTGCCGGGTCTGCCGCTGgcgctgctgttgctgctggtgCTAGGGACACCCAAGTCAGGGGTACAGGGGGAGGAAGGGCTGGACTTCCCTGAGTACGATGGTGTGGACCGTGTGATCAATGTCAATGCAAAGAACTACAAGAATGTGTTCAAGAAGTATGAGGTGCTGGCACTCCTCTACCATGAACCCCCCGAGGATGACAAGGCCTCACAAAGACAATTTGAGATGGAGGAGCTGATCCTGGAG TTAGCAGCCCAAGTCCTAGAAGACAAGGGTGTTGGCTTCGGGCTGGTAGACTCTGAGAAGGATGCAGCTGTGGCCAAGAAACTAG GCCTAACTGAAGTTGACAGCATGTATGTATTCAAGGGAGATGAAGTCATTGAGTACGATGGCGAGTTTTCTGCTGACACCATCGTGGAGTTTCTGCTTGAT GTCCTAGAGGACCCTGTGGAATTGATTGAAGGTGAACGAGAGCTGCAGGCATTTGAGAATATTGAGGATGAGATCAAACTCATTGGCTACTTCAAGAGCAAAGACTCAGAGC ATTACAAAGCCTTCGAGGATGCGGCTGAGGAGTTTCATCCCTACATCCCCTTCTTCGCCACCTTCGACAGCAAG GTGGCAAAGAAGCTGACCCTGAAGCTGAATGAGATTGATTTCTACGAGGCCTTCACGGAAGAGCCTGTGACCATCCCAGACAAGCCCAACAGCGAAGAGGAGATTGTCAACTTCGTGGAGGAGCACAGGAG ATCAAccctgaggaaactgaagccagaGAGTATGTATGAGACCTGG GAGGATGATATGGATGGAATCCACATTGTGGCCTTCGCAGAGGAAGCTGATCCTG ATGGTTTCGAGTTCTTAGAGACTCTCAAGGCTGTGGCCCAAGATAACACTGAAAACCCAGATCTTAGCATCATCTGGATTGACCCTGATGACTTCCCCCTG CTGGTCCCATACTGGGAGAAGACGTTTGACATCGACTTGTCAGCCCCACAAATAGGAGTCGTCAATGTTACTGAT GCGGATAGCGTATGGATGGAAATGGACGACGAGGAGGACCTGCCTTCTGCTGAGGAGCTGGAGGACTGGCTGGAGGATGTGCTGGAGGGCGAGATCAACACAGAGGacgatgacgatgatgatgatgatgatgactag